One segment of Pyxidicoccus trucidator DNA contains the following:
- a CDS encoding isochorismate synthase, protein MKTLNPVEGQRWVAGMMPLAVGDPLAGADVLGVPSVYWERPLAREAAAGWGEAAVVEAGDASQAPAALASLGALSLRWMGEEPESMPGPWFGGMRFGSTGVPDAAWDSHGVARWTLPEVLVWRTDAGLRVAAFAQEGRGGEDAVRSRLERVRACFPDTYRHPRGAQASLELTSSRSAFEARVNRALEAIASGHLQKVVLARSLDADGTAPFDVVDVLSRLREQNPRCATFLFRAPDGTCFLGATPETLCRVEGRVLETDALAGTAAPGQAEGLRGHDKDLREHDSVVRYILATLRPLSEQVTSDAEPALLTLKNVVHLRTGIRAELRQGVTAAQVVAALHPTPAVGGFPRERALAFLLEHEGLDRGWYAGPVGWVGPKRAHLMVALRSALVRGAKARLFVGVGLVAGSTPEAEWRETEMKSLAMLRALGGGDVVRR, encoded by the coding sequence ATGAAGACGCTCAATCCCGTTGAGGGCCAGCGCTGGGTGGCCGGAATGATGCCCCTGGCGGTGGGGGATCCGCTGGCGGGAGCGGACGTGCTGGGCGTTCCTTCGGTGTACTGGGAGCGGCCGCTGGCGCGGGAGGCGGCGGCGGGGTGGGGCGAGGCCGCGGTGGTGGAGGCGGGGGACGCGTCGCAGGCCCCGGCGGCGCTGGCGTCCCTGGGCGCCCTGTCCCTGCGCTGGATGGGCGAGGAGCCCGAGTCGATGCCGGGCCCCTGGTTCGGCGGCATGCGCTTTGGCTCCACAGGTGTGCCGGATGCGGCGTGGGACTCACATGGTGTGGCGCGCTGGACACTGCCGGAGGTGCTGGTGTGGCGCACGGACGCTGGCCTGCGGGTGGCGGCCTTCGCGCAGGAGGGCCGGGGTGGCGAGGACGCGGTGCGCTCGCGGCTGGAGCGTGTGCGCGCGTGCTTCCCGGACACGTACCGGCACCCGCGTGGCGCGCAGGCGTCGCTGGAGCTGACCTCCTCGCGCTCCGCCTTCGAGGCGCGGGTGAACCGCGCGCTGGAGGCGATTGCGTCGGGTCACCTCCAGAAGGTGGTGCTGGCGCGCTCGCTGGACGCGGACGGGACGGCGCCCTTCGACGTGGTGGACGTGCTGTCGCGGCTGCGTGAGCAGAACCCGCGCTGCGCCACCTTCCTCTTCCGCGCGCCGGACGGGACGTGCTTCCTGGGCGCCACGCCGGAGACGCTGTGCCGGGTGGAGGGGCGCGTGCTGGAGACGGACGCGCTCGCGGGCACGGCGGCGCCGGGGCAGGCCGAGGGGCTGCGGGGGCACGACAAGGACCTGCGCGAGCATGACTCGGTGGTGCGCTACATCCTCGCGACGCTGCGCCCGCTGTCGGAGCAGGTGACGTCGGACGCGGAGCCCGCGCTGCTGACGCTGAAGAACGTGGTGCACCTGCGCACGGGCATCCGCGCGGAGTTGCGCCAGGGCGTCACGGCGGCGCAGGTGGTGGCGGCGCTGCACCCCACGCCGGCGGTGGGCGGCTTCCCGCGAGAGCGCGCGCTGGCGTTCCTGCTGGAGCACGAGGGGTTGGACCGGGGCTGGTACGCGGGGCCGGTGGGCTGGGTGGGACCGAAGCGCGCACACCTGATGGTGGCGCTGCGCTCGGCGCTGGTGCGGGGAGCGAAGGCGCGGCTGTTCGTGGGCGTGGGGCTGGTTGCTGGCTCCACCCCCGAGGCCGAGTGGCGGGAGACGGAGATGAAGAGTCTGGCCATGTTGCGGGCGCTGGGAGGCGGGGATGTCGTCAGACGCTAA
- a CDS encoding shikimate dehydrogenase encodes MTPARRVVTLPPTVSGPDAPRFARECQLRGASVLEIRTDLHAPDAVDADALAAVLPLLVSERGKPLPAAWVAAAWRVDRDLKDTKGREGALDAPSGKLLASHHAERQLSTVEALRLWERELPPDALVKHVEPMHGPEHLVTLLETQRLLTERLGVTRVTVLGMGPFALPARAVLARNNVLDYVAAGGSWAAAPGQRLLDDVVRETRGADSLALAPPLRLGILGTSIVHSRSPRIHRQPFDRIDIPEDGPVETLVDSLLPHYAGFAVTSPFKLRLARHTRSPLEAINTLVRRGNRWESFNTDTYGALTVLDRLNAMDAFVLGDGGATAAMRAVAGEIGCNLRILRRADIQAPLKGAGIWTWPDRVPAPESLRFERARVAVIAYGAPGRRIATEISRRGGTPVLLGAAWFIAQARRQRQLWESAT; translated from the coding sequence GTGACGCCCGCCCGTCGCGTCGTCACCCTTCCCCCCACCGTGTCCGGCCCCGACGCTCCGCGCTTCGCGCGCGAGTGCCAGCTTCGGGGCGCGAGCGTGCTGGAAATCCGCACGGACCTGCATGCGCCCGACGCAGTCGACGCCGACGCGCTCGCGGCCGTGCTCCCACTGCTCGTCTCCGAGCGGGGCAAGCCCCTCCCGGCCGCCTGGGTGGCCGCCGCGTGGCGCGTGGACCGTGACTTGAAGGACACGAAGGGGCGCGAGGGCGCCCTGGACGCGCCCTCCGGGAAGCTGCTCGCGTCGCACCATGCGGAGCGCCAGCTCTCCACCGTCGAGGCCCTCCGACTGTGGGAGCGCGAGCTGCCCCCGGATGCACTGGTGAAGCACGTGGAGCCCATGCACGGGCCGGAGCACCTGGTGACGCTGCTGGAGACCCAGCGCCTGCTGACGGAGCGCTTAGGCGTGACGCGCGTCACGGTGCTGGGCATGGGCCCGTTCGCGCTGCCGGCGCGGGCGGTGCTGGCGCGCAACAACGTGCTCGACTACGTGGCGGCGGGAGGCTCCTGGGCCGCGGCGCCCGGGCAGCGCCTGCTGGACGACGTCGTCCGGGAGACGCGCGGGGCCGACAGCCTGGCGCTGGCGCCGCCGCTGCGGCTCGGAATCCTCGGCACGTCCATCGTCCACTCGCGCTCGCCGCGCATCCACCGGCAGCCGTTCGACCGCATCGACATCCCCGAGGACGGGCCCGTCGAGACGCTGGTGGACTCGCTGCTGCCGCACTACGCCGGCTTCGCCGTCACCAGCCCCTTCAAGCTCCGCCTCGCGCGGCACACGCGCTCGCCGCTGGAGGCCATCAACACGCTGGTGCGCCGGGGCAACCGCTGGGAGTCCTTCAACACCGACACGTACGGCGCCCTCACGGTGTTGGACAGGCTCAACGCCATGGACGCCTTCGTGCTGGGCGACGGCGGCGCCACCGCGGCCATGCGGGCCGTGGCGGGCGAGATTGGCTGCAACCTGCGCATCCTCCGCCGGGCCGACATCCAGGCGCCCCTCAAGGGGGCAGGCATCTGGACGTGGCCGGACCGGGTGCCCGCGCCGGAGTCCCTGCGTTTCGAGCGAGCGCGCGTCGCGGTGATCGCCTACGGTGCTCCGGGCCGGCGTATCGCCACGGAGATTTCGCGCCGTGGAGGTACTCCGGTCCTGCTGGGCGCGGCATGGTTCATCGCGCAGGCCCGGCGGCAGCGCCAGCTCTGGGAGTCCGCGACATGA
- the aroF gene encoding 3-deoxy-7-phosphoheptulonate synthase, with amino-acid sequence MLRAARPEGTRVRVGSVEFGGPGFVVMAGPCAVEGVEQVDRAAAAVAAAGAHVLRGGVFKPRTSPYAFQGMGEPGLHVLAEAGRRHGLPIISEVMEREQLPLMEESADILQVGARNMQNYSLLRALGKSRRPVLLKRGLSATLQEWLLAAEYILDGGNEQVMLCERGIRTFETELRNTLDLAAVAWAKQRSHLPVIVDPSHATGDPELILPMSLAAAAAGADGLLIEVHPRPEQAMCDGHQALTPERFQTLMRRLPAVLGAVDRHLWRPDSPAQVARAR; translated from the coding sequence GTGCTCCGTGCCGCACGGCCCGAGGGCACGCGAGTCCGCGTGGGCTCCGTCGAGTTCGGCGGCCCGGGCTTCGTCGTCATGGCGGGGCCGTGCGCGGTGGAGGGCGTGGAGCAGGTGGACCGCGCCGCCGCCGCGGTGGCCGCAGCCGGGGCCCATGTGTTGCGGGGCGGCGTATTCAAGCCTCGCACCAGCCCCTACGCCTTCCAGGGCATGGGAGAGCCGGGCCTGCACGTGCTGGCCGAGGCCGGGCGCCGCCACGGGCTGCCCATCATCAGTGAGGTGATGGAGCGCGAGCAGCTGCCGCTCATGGAGGAGTCCGCCGACATCCTCCAGGTGGGCGCGCGGAACATGCAGAACTACTCGCTGCTACGAGCTTTGGGAAAGTCGCGCCGGCCGGTGCTGCTCAAGCGGGGACTTTCCGCGACGCTCCAGGAGTGGCTGCTGGCGGCGGAGTACATCCTCGACGGTGGCAACGAGCAGGTGATGCTGTGTGAGCGCGGCATCCGCACCTTCGAGACGGAGCTGCGCAACACGCTGGACCTGGCGGCGGTGGCGTGGGCGAAGCAGCGCTCGCACCTGCCCGTCATCGTCGACCCGTCGCATGCGACGGGCGACCCGGAGCTCATCCTCCCCATGTCGCTGGCGGCCGCTGCCGCCGGGGCGGACGGATTATTGATTGAAGTCCACCCCCGGCCGGAGCAAGCAATGTGCGACGGCCACCAGGCCCTGACTCCCGAGCGCTTCCAGACTTTGATGCGCCGGCTGCCAGCCGTGCTAGGAGCGGTGGACCGACACCTTTGGAGGCCGGACAGTCCGGCCCAGGTCGCGAGGGCGCGATGA
- the ubiE gene encoding bifunctional demethylmenaquinone methyltransferase/2-methoxy-6-polyprenyl-1,4-benzoquinol methylase UbiE: MSSEVRQMFSSIAPRYDVTNEVLSFGVHRLWRRTAVRLSGAKEGSSVLDCATGTGDLAMVFKRKVGGAGRVVGTDFCPEMLESAPAKAAKAGLQVEFQVADALALPFADNSFDVASIAFGIRNVDDPVKCLKEMARVVRPGGRVVVLEFGQPNGAFGALFRFYSKSIMPAIGGLLTGNRAAYEYLPRTSAAFPSGDKFVELMEQSGAYSERAAHPLTFGTAYVYVGTVR, translated from the coding sequence ATGAGCAGCGAAGTCCGTCAGATGTTCTCTTCCATCGCTCCGCGGTACGACGTGACGAACGAGGTCCTCTCGTTCGGCGTCCACCGCCTGTGGCGTCGGACCGCCGTGCGGCTCAGTGGTGCGAAGGAGGGCAGCAGCGTCCTCGACTGCGCCACCGGCACGGGCGACCTGGCCATGGTCTTCAAGCGCAAGGTGGGCGGCGCCGGCCGCGTCGTCGGCACCGACTTCTGCCCGGAGATGCTGGAGAGCGCTCCCGCCAAGGCGGCGAAGGCCGGCCTCCAGGTGGAGTTCCAGGTGGCGGACGCGCTCGCCCTGCCCTTCGCGGACAACTCCTTCGACGTGGCCTCCATCGCCTTCGGCATCCGCAACGTGGATGACCCGGTGAAGTGCCTGAAGGAGATGGCCCGCGTGGTGCGCCCCGGCGGCCGCGTGGTGGTGCTGGAGTTCGGCCAGCCCAACGGCGCGTTCGGCGCGCTGTTCCGCTTCTACAGCAAGAGCATCATGCCCGCCATCGGCGGCCTGCTCACCGGCAACCGCGCCGCGTACGAGTACCTGCCCCGCACCTCCGCGGCCTTCCCCTCCGGGGACAAGTTCGTGGAGCTGATGGAGCAGTCCGGCGCGTACTCGGAGCGGGCCGCCCACCCGCTGACGTTCGGCACCGCCTACGTCTATGTCGGCACCGTCCGCTGA
- a CDS encoding shikimate kinase, producing the protein MSAPSAEERQRLVEQVLTCVDPRLSPGLREALARPGPGLLPTPGQTVAIAGHRSAGKTRLLPLVGALLGRTGLDLDAHLERTHGRPLRTWVAEAPAEFRAAERRALLDLPPGGLVSLGGGFLSHHADALTGVFTLLVPISFDSYRERLLRDRTRPRLRPELSLEEELSSVFHEREALHARVPTVALVEFLRGCLTTEVLP; encoded by the coding sequence ATGTCGGCACCGTCCGCTGAAGAGCGCCAACGCCTCGTAGAACAGGTCCTCACCTGCGTTGATCCCCGGCTCTCGCCGGGGCTTCGCGAGGCACTCGCCCGTCCCGGGCCGGGCCTGCTCCCGACGCCCGGGCAGACGGTGGCGATTGCCGGCCACCGCAGCGCGGGCAAGACGCGCCTGCTGCCGCTGGTGGGCGCGCTGCTTGGCAGGACCGGGCTGGACCTGGACGCCCACCTGGAGCGCACCCATGGCCGCCCGCTCCGCACCTGGGTGGCCGAGGCCCCGGCGGAGTTCCGCGCCGCCGAGCGCCGCGCCCTGCTGGATTTGCCGCCCGGAGGGCTGGTGTCCCTGGGCGGCGGCTTCCTCTCCCACCATGCGGACGCACTGACGGGCGTGTTCACCCTGCTCGTCCCCATCAGCTTCGACAGCTACCGCGAGCGCCTGCTCAGGGACCGGACGCGCCCGCGCCTGCGTCCCGAGCTCTCGCTCGAAGAGGAGCTGTCCTCCGTGTTCCATGAGCGCGAGGCCCTCCACGCCCGCGTCCCCACCGTGGCCCTGGTGGAGTTCCTCCGGGGCTGCCTCACCACCGAGGTCCTCCCGTGA